One stretch of Candidatus Poribacteria bacterium DNA includes these proteins:
- a CDS encoding XRE family transcriptional regulator — MSKKIECEKSSGNVFKDLDLPDADELFLKAKLGFEVFQIIEGRQLTQAEAAKILGVKQPEISRLKKGKFNHYSVERLLTFLNRLNRDIEIRITSSGYREGQQRVITV; from the coding sequence ATGAGCAAGAAGATTGAATGTGAAAAGAGTTCAGGCAACGTGTTTAAGGATCTAGACTTGCCGGATGCCGACGAACTGTTTCTTAAAGCGAAACTTGGGTTTGAAGTGTTTCAGATTATAGAAGGTCGTCAGCTCACCCAAGCGGAAGCGGCGAAGATTCTCGGAGTGAAGCAGCCTGAAATCTCACGACTCAAAAAAGGAAAGTTTAATCATTATAGCGTTGAACGGCTGTTGACGTTTCTGAATCGATTGAACCGCGATATTGAGATTCGCATTACTTCCTCAGGATACAGAGAGGGACAACAGCGGGTTATTACGGTTTAG
- a CDS encoding sulfurtransferase codes for MEETMPLKTLKQLVAEAKANVGHISPDELTDAKQSVVLIDVRDEPDYDEEHLPEAVSLPRGYLELDIDEIAPEADTHIITYCGGGTRATLSAHTLKNMGYENVSVLTGGFRGWKAEGLPTEASDE; via the coding sequence ATGGAGGAAACAATGCCACTAAAAACCCTTAAACAACTCGTTGCTGAAGCGAAAGCGAATGTCGGACACATTTCACCCGACGAACTTACGGACGCAAAACAATCGGTTGTCCTGATAGATGTGCGTGACGAACCCGACTACGATGAAGAACATCTACCGGAGGCGGTTTCTCTACCTCGCGGCTACCTTGAACTCGATATCGATGAGATCGCCCCTGAGGCAGACACACATATCATTACGTATTGCGGCGGTGGGACCCGTGCTACGCTCTCTGCACACACCTTAAAAAACATGGGTTATGAAAACGTATCCGTGCTAACGGGTGGATTCCGTGGTTGGAAAGCCGAAGGACTCCCCACCGAAGCATCCGACGAATAA
- a CDS encoding GHMP kinase codes for MKLFVPGRICLFGEHSDWAGGHRRSNAELERGYTLITSTNQGVYAEVKPHPNRLILKTTLSDGTRHGPYSLPMERSALLAEAEKGEFFSYAAGVAYEILTNYRVQGLEIDNYLTDLPVRKGLSSSAAISVLVARAFNRTYDLKLTTRGEMEYAYRGETTTPSRCGRMDQGCAYQRPILMTFDGDHIDVKDFSVPHDMYLVIVDLGASKDTRLILSQLNHCYPFAESELEKNVQHYLGRLSAEITQQAYQALRDGDAEAVGKLMTCAQTEFDKHLIPACPSQLTAPVLHKVLNYEPIQPYIWGGKGVGSQGDGSAQFIVKDEASQQRVIEIIERDLEMSCLKLVIEAGRHVRKAVIPAAGFGTRLFPASKAMKKELFPVIDKSGRAKPAIMAIVEEAINAGIEEVCLIVQPGDTELFESFFQTPPRIEHYNKLSKENQAYCDALLELGSRVSFVTQDVQEGFGHAVYCAREWVGNEPFLLMLGDHLYGSDEERCCARQVVEAYERVGHSVVGLKVTPIEQLSNFGCVTGAWREENSLLSLTEIYEKPDPEYAMEHLHVDGMDVDQFLTVFGIYVLQPQIFEFLERNITHNLRERGEFQLTSCLDELRKADGFSGYVVKGRRFDIGLPEEYRQTVIEFMGA; via the coding sequence ATGAAACTTTTTGTGCCGGGAAGGATTTGCCTGTTCGGTGAGCACAGCGATTGGGCAGGTGGGCACCGGCGAAGTAACGCAGAGCTCGAAAGGGGCTATACGTTAATAACCAGCACAAACCAAGGTGTATACGCCGAGGTTAAACCGCATCCGAACCGTCTGATTTTAAAAACGACCCTCAGCGATGGGACACGTCACGGTCCTTATAGTCTGCCTATGGAGCGAAGCGCACTTCTTGCTGAAGCTGAAAAAGGTGAGTTTTTTAGTTATGCTGCTGGCGTTGCCTATGAGATTTTAACGAACTACCGTGTGCAAGGCTTGGAAATCGACAACTATCTCACAGATTTACCTGTCAGAAAAGGGTTATCTTCGAGTGCCGCTATCAGTGTTCTGGTGGCACGCGCCTTTAACCGGACCTATGATCTTAAATTAACAACGCGCGGAGAAATGGAATATGCTTACCGAGGGGAGACGACAACGCCTTCACGGTGTGGACGCATGGACCAAGGGTGTGCATACCAACGTCCTATTCTCATGACGTTTGACGGTGACCATATTGATGTAAAAGACTTCAGTGTACCTCACGATATGTACCTTGTAATTGTCGATCTCGGTGCCAGTAAAGATACACGCCTGATATTGAGCCAATTAAATCACTGTTATCCATTTGCAGAGAGTGAATTAGAAAAAAACGTGCAACACTATCTCGGTCGGTTGAGTGCAGAGATTACGCAGCAGGCGTATCAAGCACTTCGCGATGGAGATGCAGAAGCGGTCGGTAAACTCATGACGTGCGCACAAACGGAATTCGATAAACATTTGATACCCGCATGTCCATCACAATTGACGGCACCTGTTCTCCACAAAGTCCTGAATTATGAACCGATTCAGCCGTATATCTGGGGCGGTAAAGGTGTCGGATCGCAAGGGGATGGTTCTGCCCAATTCATTGTCAAAGATGAAGCGAGCCAACAGCGCGTCATTGAGATTATTGAACGGGATTTGGAGATGTCGTGCCTGAAACTGGTTATTGAGGCGGGTCGACATGTCCGCAAAGCCGTTATTCCTGCCGCTGGCTTCGGAACGCGACTCTTTCCGGCATCAAAGGCGATGAAGAAGGAACTCTTCCCTGTTATTGATAAGTCTGGACGTGCCAAACCGGCAATCATGGCAATCGTTGAGGAGGCGATCAATGCTGGCATTGAGGAGGTCTGCCTTATCGTGCAGCCCGGAGATACCGAGCTTTTTGAATCGTTTTTCCAGACACCGCCACGGATTGAACATTATAACAAACTCAGTAAGGAGAACCAGGCGTATTGCGACGCACTGCTGGAATTAGGGAGCCGTGTGTCATTCGTCACACAAGACGTTCAAGAGGGTTTCGGACATGCCGTCTATTGCGCGAGAGAATGGGTTGGGAACGAACCGTTTCTGCTCATGCTCGGCGATCATCTCTACGGTTCAGATGAGGAGAGATGTTGTGCACGACAGGTCGTAGAGGCTTATGAGCGGGTGGGCCATAGTGTCGTCGGGCTGAAAGTGACACCGATTGAGCAGTTGTCGAACTTCGGTTGCGTCACCGGCGCATGGAGAGAAGAGAATTCCCTACTCTCTCTCACAGAGATTTATGAGAAACCCGATCCTGAGTATGCCATGGAACATTTGCACGTGGATGGGATGGATGTGGACCAGTTCTTAACGGTGTTCGGTATCTATGTGCTTCAACCCCAGATTTTCGAGTTTCTGGAACGAAATATCACCCATAATCTCCGGGAGCGAGGCGAATTTCAACTTACGTCCTGTTTAGACGAATTACGGAAGGCAGACGGATTTTCCGGGTATGTTGTCAAAGGGCGGCGGTTTGACATCGGTCTCCCTGAAGAGTATCGGCAAACAGTTATTGAGTTCATGGGGGCTTAG
- a CDS encoding Gfo/Idh/MocA family oxidoreductase, with protein MQENGKYGVLLLGGNRTHQENYASSFAQDARCRLVAFADEPDAPSERIRLARSLAESLDLPFIDLDAALAREDVHIVSLCTDVERRGRIGAKCAEAGKHVYLDKPMAFTPEDAEKIVAAVAKSGVRSQMFSNIHSAWARTVQQALTSGSIGELQAVHCDVLFSKGHPGSAPVGQKRVEKSERERYSFVEAKPEMFDVGVYAVSMVNWLTQKRVQRVFGGTANYFFKEHLGCDVEDFGALLLTLEDGITATIAGGRYGWQSHAQGGVRKVHLVGTQGSLTFDASANRLEVFAAESAFEPPSPHPLDPMGMWSSTQAELGTPPKQQWIDIGSHDDSAREFGAFVDCIEKGVESEMNAEFAAHSVEIICAGYRSAATGAVIDL; from the coding sequence ATGCAAGAGAATGGAAAATATGGGGTTCTCCTACTCGGTGGAAATCGTACACATCAAGAGAATTACGCATCGAGTTTTGCACAGGACGCACGCTGTCGGTTGGTCGCTTTCGCCGATGAACCGGATGCACCCTCAGAACGGATTCGGTTAGCACGTTCGCTCGCTGAATCTTTGGATTTGCCGTTCATAGACCTCGATGCCGCACTCGCACGCGAGGATGTGCATATCGTAAGTCTCTGTACAGACGTAGAACGTCGCGGGCGTATAGGGGCGAAATGTGCCGAAGCGGGAAAGCATGTCTATCTCGATAAGCCGATGGCGTTCACACCAGAAGATGCGGAGAAGATCGTTGCGGCGGTTGCGAAGAGCGGCGTGCGAAGCCAGATGTTCAGCAACATTCACAGTGCCTGGGCACGCACTGTCCAGCAGGCGTTGACAAGTGGAAGTATCGGCGAACTTCAGGCGGTTCATTGTGATGTCCTGTTCTCCAAGGGACATCCCGGTAGCGCGCCTGTCGGACAAAAAAGGGTCGAAAAATCCGAACGTGAGCGCTACAGTTTCGTTGAAGCGAAACCTGAAATGTTCGATGTCGGTGTCTATGCGGTGTCTATGGTGAATTGGTTGACACAGAAGCGGGTACAGCGTGTGTTCGGGGGAACGGCGAACTATTTCTTTAAGGAGCATCTCGGCTGCGATGTTGAGGACTTCGGTGCTTTGCTCCTAACGTTGGAAGATGGGATCACAGCCACGATCGCCGGTGGACGTTACGGGTGGCAGAGTCATGCACAAGGTGGTGTGCGAAAGGTGCATCTCGTCGGCACCCAAGGGAGTCTGACCTTTGATGCGTCAGCGAATCGTTTGGAGGTATTTGCGGCTGAATCGGCGTTTGAACCCCCTTCACCGCATCCGCTCGATCCGATGGGGATGTGGAGCAGCACGCAGGCGGAGCTTGGAACGCCGCCGAAGCAACAGTGGATAGACATCGGGAGTCATGACGACAGCGCCCGTGAATTCGGTGCCTTTGTCGATTGTATTGAAAAGGGGGTAGAGAGCGAAATGAACGCCGAATTTGCGGCACATTCCGTAGAAATTATCTGTGCCGGGTATCGTTCGGCAGCGACTGGAGCGGTTATCGATCTCTAA
- a CDS encoding type II toxin-antitoxin system RelE/ParE family toxin has product MDHERLNLRDAIWVGDSKAKLKDFPQSVQKDIGDALFIAQAGSMSPAAKPFKGVGSGVFEIRADSRTDTYRAVYAVKIGERVYVLHCFQKKSRRGIKTSKKDVDLIKRRLRMAQELEKNYEQED; this is encoded by the coding sequence ATGGATCACGAAAGGCTGAACTTAAGAGACGCTATATGGGTCGGGGATTCTAAGGCAAAGCTGAAGGACTTTCCGCAGTCCGTTCAAAAGGATATAGGGGACGCTTTGTTTATTGCACAGGCGGGAAGTATGTCTCCGGCGGCTAAACCCTTCAAGGGCGTTGGCTCAGGGGTTTTTGAGATACGAGCGGATTCTAGGACGGACACTTATCGTGCCGTGTATGCGGTGAAAATTGGAGAGAGGGTTTATGTGCTGCATTGTTTTCAGAAAAAATCAAGGCGCGGAATTAAGACCTCCAAGAAAGACGTAGACCTTATCAAGAGACGCCTCAGAATGGCGCAGGAACTGGAGAAGAATTATGAGCAAGAAGATTGA
- a CDS encoding ATP-binding protein produces the protein MNDAIGSPTLALELLRQFCLLSRTTNAHGEKLLQEKLIILIEATDMLLPEGEIRSLSLQDRHRVSIVQDWISDSNFMEGNDTVIFIAESASLLNSRITRLPQVIPLEIPAPGMVERQHFISWFNNTPKLVEKPLNLWGTQAQLAMLTAGLSLQALRQMLLSARYSGEKLQPEAVIDKVSEFIQAQLGDDVVEFKKPAHSLQDIVGNKKLVDFLKTQLIPRITSTGPDAIPGMSVCGPIGSGKTFIFEGLAGELDIPVLVLKNIRSMWFGQTDVIFERLQRLLMALVKVLIFVDEADTQFGSVGTDAHSTERRLTGKIQAMMSDPKLRGNITWLLMTARIYQLSPDLRREGRVGDMVIPVLDPKGEDREAFLRWTLAKVIAGPLPEDAIERLVQLTEDYSAASFASLRSDLEAASLIKQGKLTLDEIITVAEDRILPNIGPIRHYQTLQALVNCTRKSLLPGDYSPEIRESWVKQIAQLEAIGISR, from the coding sequence ATGAACGATGCCATCGGTAGTCCGACATTGGCACTTGAACTCCTACGGCAGTTCTGCCTGCTCTCCCGCACCACGAACGCGCACGGTGAAAAACTACTACAGGAAAAATTGATAATCCTGATAGAAGCAACCGACATGTTGCTACCGGAAGGCGAAATCCGGAGTTTGTCGCTACAGGACAGGCACCGGGTCAGTATCGTTCAAGATTGGATATCAGATTCCAATTTCATGGAAGGGAACGATACCGTCATCTTCATTGCGGAATCAGCAAGCCTCCTGAACTCTCGGATCACAAGGCTGCCACAGGTTATCCCCCTCGAAATACCAGCACCCGGGATGGTAGAACGCCAACATTTTATCTCATGGTTTAACAATACACCGAAGTTAGTGGAAAAACCGCTAAACCTTTGGGGGACACAAGCCCAATTGGCGATGCTCACAGCCGGTTTATCCCTCCAAGCCCTGCGACAGATGCTCCTTTCGGCGCGCTACTCGGGTGAGAAATTACAACCTGAAGCTGTTATCGACAAAGTTTCCGAATTCATCCAAGCACAGTTAGGCGATGATGTCGTAGAGTTCAAAAAACCTGCGCACAGTCTCCAAGACATCGTTGGCAACAAAAAATTAGTGGATTTCCTGAAGACCCAATTGATTCCGCGTATCACTTCAACCGGTCCTGATGCGATCCCCGGCATGAGCGTCTGCGGTCCCATCGGTAGCGGAAAAACGTTCATTTTCGAGGGGCTCGCCGGTGAACTCGACATCCCTGTGCTCGTCCTCAAGAACATTCGGAGTATGTGGTTCGGACAGACAGACGTTATCTTTGAACGACTCCAACGCTTGCTGATGGCACTTGTGAAGGTACTCATCTTCGTTGATGAAGCGGACACCCAATTCGGCAGTGTCGGGACGGATGCCCATAGCACAGAACGGCGTTTGACAGGAAAGATACAGGCGATGATGTCAGACCCGAAACTCCGCGGCAACATCACGTGGCTGCTGATGACCGCTCGGATTTATCAACTCTCACCCGACCTACGGCGAGAGGGCAGAGTCGGTGATATGGTAATCCCAGTCCTCGACCCAAAGGGTGAAGACCGCGAAGCGTTCCTCCGCTGGACGCTTGCCAAAGTCATTGCCGGTCCCCTGCCTGAAGATGCAATCGAACGACTTGTGCAACTGACAGAAGACTATTCCGCGGCGAGTTTCGCATCGCTACGTTCCGATTTGGAAGCCGCCAGTCTCATCAAGCAAGGCAAATTGACACTCGATGAAATCATCACTGTCGCGGAAGATCGCATCCTACCGAACATCGGTCCGATTCGACACTACCAAACCTTGCAAGCTCTCGTCAACTGCACCCGAAAATCGCTACTCCCGGGAGACTACTCTCCTGAGATTCGGGAGTCATGGGTAAAACAAATTGCTCAACTAGAAGCCATCGGAATTAGCAGATAG
- a CDS encoding aminotransferase class I/II-fold pyridoxal phosphate-dependent enzyme: protein MITIAERLEKLPPYLFVDLRQKMQAAQARGVDVISLGIGDPDLPTPDPVVETLCSAIQNPDDADRHRYGCDNPVDDFPQAVLDFYQHRYGVTLSDDQVATTLGSKDAIVKMALGILNPGDIGIAASPGYPTYNIGHVFASATTYYAPLLRENDFYVDFDAIPDEVKRLTKVLWINYPNNPTTATADLDFFERAVEFGRQNNILIAHDNAYSENTYDGYRSPSILQVEGAAEVAVEFFSLSKAFNMTGWRLGFVVGNPTAVSAVKTVKDNIDNGSLRSLQFAGAKALSIADEITPAINVVYQKRRDMVVDALRDSGWTIEKPKATMYVWAPVPERFNGSSRAFATALLEETGVVVTPGLGYGQWSEGYFRISLTYPDGVIAEAISRIRDF from the coding sequence ATGATTACAATCGCAGAACGGTTAGAAAAACTTCCACCCTATCTTTTCGTAGACCTGCGCCAAAAAATGCAGGCAGCACAAGCACGCGGTGTCGATGTGATTAGCCTCGGTATCGGTGACCCGGATCTTCCAACACCTGACCCAGTTGTTGAAACCTTATGTAGTGCGATCCAAAATCCCGATGATGCAGACAGGCACCGCTACGGCTGCGACAACCCTGTTGACGATTTTCCACAGGCAGTCCTCGACTTTTACCAGCACCGTTACGGGGTCACATTATCCGATGATCAGGTAGCGACAACACTCGGTAGTAAAGACGCAATCGTCAAAATGGCACTCGGTATCCTCAATCCGGGCGATATTGGTATAGCGGCGAGTCCAGGCTACCCTACCTACAACATCGGACACGTCTTCGCCAGTGCAACGACCTACTATGCTCCGCTTCTGCGAGAAAACGATTTCTATGTTGACTTTGACGCTATTCCTGATGAAGTGAAACGACTTACCAAAGTTCTCTGGATCAACTATCCAAACAATCCGACAACCGCCACTGCCGACCTCGATTTTTTCGAGCGTGCCGTGGAGTTTGGTAGACAAAATAACATCCTGATCGCGCACGACAACGCCTATAGTGAGAACACCTACGACGGTTATCGCTCACCCAGTATATTGCAGGTGGAAGGTGCAGCGGAAGTCGCGGTTGAGTTTTTCTCATTAAGCAAAGCGTTTAACATGACAGGCTGGCGCTTGGGGTTTGTCGTTGGCAACCCAACTGCTGTTAGTGCAGTCAAAACGGTGAAAGACAATATCGACAACGGTTCACTCCGCTCACTTCAATTCGCCGGGGCAAAGGCACTTTCAATAGCGGACGAGATTACACCCGCAATTAACGTCGTTTATCAAAAACGCCGCGATATGGTGGTAGATGCCCTGAGAGACAGCGGGTGGACAATCGAGAAGCCGAAAGCAACAATGTATGTTTGGGCACCGGTCCCTGAGCGTTTTAACGGTTCAAGTCGTGCCTTTGCGACGGCATTGCTTGAAGAAACAGGTGTTGTTGTAACACCAGGTCTCGGATATGGACAGTGGAGCGAAGGCTATTTTAGAATCTCGCTGACATACCCAGACGGAGTGATTGCGGAAGCAATTTCGCGTATTCGCGATTTTTAA
- a CDS encoding SpoIIE family protein phosphatase, with product MKNSILIFSIILLILLVCIETESEQILTYTVADGLIGPVVPVVFQDSRGDLWFGSDRGGVSRFDGIRFESYIGSPDTSENAPTSNVGPGALLGQTRQIVEDKWGHIWFLTHFRAENSGRVSRFDGSSINLIGTGNSLLVDDHGDIWVGENQQLTKYITPGVQRLPQAHPNEIIGEDLLRSRDFAINIIFESDDGTIWIGGSEGEEQPQGVILSFRENRWVEDPLKITDSDNANEKTDDGTQRVHPNIGFTRYDLSNLNAVNAIETIGEDTSGNLWFGGYNLLLRFDGKVFEKILPLAWGQSGSIGSKPASIQRLASIQNDTKNRVWFSDGRTTRWWHDSQHGNLLGFLELEDAWGNLWFTDETGAHQYDANLTQLPDRINSGLGVEGIHTIYEAIDGKLWFGHDNGVTSFDPTPAISTHAGLGTNRVRMIFEDSRGYLWFSVPGGVARYDAESEELTTHIFRVSLVQNDSSRASQTDNRTMERVRPFRTEIEKIFEVGGHVWFIDEPGVGGSSTQLRYTFFRYANGKFGQVSIPIQTAIGPGGERSDTNTNVLIHEGEHTWMAFGGHLFKADATGLLRLTNTGFQRIPFQEIGPNTTPTPISPIAFGAAAITDVYRDSNDRLWVHFDNGKSLRYPKEINTTPNRPSKPETLPLQATTLLKIASGSKWFFNAVTGKLILWSDTELGNPLPLDGESSTLPIAVWKNPRETNNRITFLFPDALKTYHGTTLISLEDIELAELQDSLTTQEGVLWLATSRGVIRYDGENARTYTTKEDGFLVDNVKDVMEDSRGNIWFATWGGGTVRYDGETFYNLTTKDGLTHNNISKIHESANKDIWFTTEGGVTQYTPTRGGLPECRLTSLESDKIYTDLSSSLTLPSRGTKILNIQGISPLREGLSYRFKLIGLDTPTWTNVSAEEFSLLATGAGGISEAWTPSTASVSTPQHIMRDSGIVQELQNQDGILRIRYTGLKAGNYRFLVTAFRKDWPYTHTPAVVDFSISPPLWTRWRTYLPTVIFMTVVLTLIGRLIVNRRHTLQLRNEVRQREEAEIQRIRAELSEAQNIQMGLLPTEAPDTKGFDVAGMSVPATQVGGDFYDYLTVANGQTAIAVADAAGKGLRGAMNAVLTNGMLYEVSRFKSESGIILTDLNAGLAPRMYGPSFIALNLAVLDETKRRVDYANGGQPYPVLKRGAEIIEIENSDLPLGSMKKVEYESVTFDLNAGDILIFHSDGLIEALNTDEEMYGTERLKEVVSKIPDSFTATEVIQSLVEDVQNFVGEAEQYDDMTIVVIKIPF from the coding sequence ATGAAAAACTCCATTTTAATTTTTAGCATCATCCTTTTGATCCTCCTTGTCTGTATTGAGACGGAGTCTGAGCAAATCCTTACCTACACCGTCGCCGATGGATTGATAGGTCCGGTTGTCCCTGTCGTTTTTCAGGACAGTCGGGGGGATCTATGGTTCGGTTCCGATCGGGGTGGGGTGAGCCGATTCGATGGGATCAGGTTTGAATCTTACATCGGATCTCCCGATACTTCTGAGAACGCACCCACCTCCAATGTAGGACCTGGGGCACTCCTTGGACAGACCCGACAAATCGTCGAAGACAAATGGGGACATATCTGGTTCCTCACGCATTTCCGCGCAGAAAACTCCGGGAGAGTCAGTCGGTTTGACGGTTCTTCTATTAATCTGATAGGCACCGGCAATTCACTGCTGGTTGACGATCACGGCGATATATGGGTCGGTGAAAACCAGCAACTCACGAAGTACATCACTCCAGGGGTCCAACGCCTGCCCCAAGCACATCCAAACGAAATTATAGGCGAAGATCTGCTCCGCTCAAGGGATTTCGCAATAAACATTATCTTTGAAAGCGATGATGGAACGATTTGGATCGGTGGCAGCGAAGGTGAAGAACAACCGCAGGGTGTAATCCTCAGTTTCCGAGAGAACCGTTGGGTAGAGGACCCCTTAAAAATCACGGACAGTGATAACGCAAACGAGAAAACGGATGATGGAACACAGCGGGTTCATCCAAATATTGGATTTACACGCTACGACTTGTCAAACCTTAACGCTGTGAATGCAATAGAAACAATAGGTGAAGATACTTCTGGAAACCTGTGGTTCGGTGGCTACAATCTTCTCTTACGTTTTGATGGGAAAGTCTTTGAGAAAATCCTTCCTTTAGCTTGGGGACAGAGTGGCTCCATAGGTAGTAAACCTGCATCAATCCAGAGACTGGCATCAATACAGAATGACACGAAAAATCGAGTCTGGTTCAGCGATGGACGCACGACAAGATGGTGGCATGACTCTCAGCACGGAAACCTACTGGGGTTTCTTGAGCTCGAGGATGCATGGGGCAATCTATGGTTTACTGACGAAACTGGAGCACATCAATACGATGCCAACCTCACGCAACTGCCCGACCGTATCAACAGTGGACTCGGCGTTGAAGGGATTCATACGATTTATGAAGCCATAGATGGTAAATTGTGGTTTGGCCACGATAATGGCGTAACATCATTTGACCCAACACCTGCTATCAGCACACACGCTGGCCTCGGAACCAATAGAGTCCGGATGATATTTGAGGACAGTCGAGGTTACCTCTGGTTTAGTGTGCCAGGGGGTGTCGCCCGTTACGATGCAGAATCCGAAGAACTTACCACACATATTTTCAGAGTGAGTTTAGTGCAAAATGATTCATCGCGCGCCTCTCAAACTGACAATAGAACTATGGAACGCGTTCGGCCCTTTCGAACTGAAATCGAAAAAATATTTGAAGTTGGCGGGCACGTTTGGTTTATTGACGAACCAGGGGTGGGCGGGAGTTCCACGCAATTGCGATATACTTTCTTTCGATACGCAAATGGCAAGTTCGGCCAAGTGTCTATTCCTATCCAAACAGCAATCGGGCCCGGTGGCGAACGGTCAGATACCAACACGAATGTTCTCATCCACGAAGGAGAACATACTTGGATGGCTTTCGGAGGGCACCTCTTTAAAGCCGACGCAACAGGATTATTACGGTTGACAAACACCGGCTTTCAAAGAATCCCGTTTCAAGAAATCGGTCCGAACACTACTCCTACTCCAATCTCCCCAATAGCGTTCGGTGCAGCCGCTATCACCGATGTATACAGAGATTCCAACGATAGATTATGGGTCCACTTCGATAACGGAAAGTCCCTACGCTATCCGAAAGAAATTAACACCACACCAAATCGTCCGAGTAAACCTGAAACCCTGCCCCTTCAAGCGACAACCCTGTTAAAAATCGCATCAGGCAGCAAATGGTTTTTTAACGCCGTAACGGGGAAATTGATACTTTGGAGTGACACTGAACTCGGTAACCCACTTCCGCTCGACGGAGAATCGAGTACGCTCCCGATTGCTGTTTGGAAGAACCCAAGGGAGACAAATAACCGAATAACTTTTCTTTTTCCCGATGCTCTCAAAACCTATCACGGCACAACACTCATTTCTCTTGAGGACATTGAACTCGCTGAACTACAAGACTCCCTAACGACGCAAGAGGGGGTGCTCTGGTTAGCAACATCCCGCGGGGTCATCCGCTATGATGGGGAAAACGCGAGAACCTATACAACAAAAGAAGATGGCTTTCTCGTTGATAACGTGAAGGATGTCATGGAGGATAGTCGCGGAAATATATGGTTCGCGACATGGGGCGGCGGCACTGTCCGATACGACGGCGAAACCTTTTATAACCTCACAACAAAAGACGGTCTCACTCATAACAATATCTCGAAAATTCATGAATCTGCCAATAAAGATATTTGGTTTACAACCGAAGGCGGCGTCACACAATATACACCCACACGTGGTGGACTGCCAGAATGTCGACTGACCTCTCTTGAATCCGATAAAATTTACACCGACCTTTCATCGAGTTTAACACTGCCCTCGCGCGGAACGAAGATTTTAAATATCCAAGGTATCAGTCCGCTCCGAGAAGGGCTGTCCTATCGATTTAAATTAATCGGACTGGACACTCCCACATGGACAAACGTTTCGGCAGAGGAGTTCTCGCTTCTGGCAACAGGTGCCGGGGGAATCTCCGAGGCGTGGACCCCTTCTACCGCCTCCGTGTCAACGCCGCAGCATATCATGCGCGACAGTGGTATTGTCCAAGAACTCCAAAATCAAGACGGGATTCTGCGTATCCGATATACAGGGCTTAAAGCAGGCAATTACAGGTTCCTCGTCACGGCATTCCGTAAAGATTGGCCCTATACACATACACCAGCAGTGGTGGATTTCAGCATATCGCCACCCCTCTGGACGCGGTGGCGAACTTATCTCCCAACAGTCATCTTTATGACCGTCGTTCTAACGCTAATTGGTCGTCTGATTGTAAACCGTCGCCATACCCTACAACTGCGTAATGAAGTGCGTCAAAGGGAAGAAGCGGAGATACAACGTATCCGTGCCGAACTGAGCGAGGCACAGAATATTCAGATGGGACTTTTGCCGACCGAAGCCCCGGATACGAAAGGGTTTGATGTTGCGGGTATGTCGGTCCCCGCGACACAGGTAGGTGGCGACTTCTACGATTATCTCACCGTCGCGAACGGACAGACCGCTATCGCGGTCGCAGATGCCGCCGGAAAAGGATTAAGAGGCGCGATGAACGCCGTGCTAACGAATGGAATGCTATATGAAGTCTCGCGTTTCAAGTCCGAATCGGGTATCATTCTTACCGATCTCAATGCCGGGTTAGCACCTCGCATGTATGGACCGAGTTTCATCGCGCTGAACCTCGCTGTCCTTGATGAAACCAAGAGACGGGTTGACTATGCGAACGGGGGACAACCCTATCCTGTTCTTAAGCGAGGTGCGGAGATCATTGAAATTGAAAATAGCGATCTTCCACTCGGCAGTATGAAAAAGGTGGAGTATGAGTCGGTCACCTTCGATTTAAATGCGGGTGACATCCTAATTTTTCATAGCGATGGTCTGATTGAGGCACTCAATACGGACGAAGAAATGTATGGCACGGAACGTTTAAAGGAAGTGGTTTCAAAAATTCCTGATAGTTTCACAGCGACAGAAGTCATTCAAAGCCTCGTTGAAGATGTTCAAAACTTCGTCGGAGAAGCGGAGCAATACGACGATATGACAATCGTTGTTATCAAAATCCCCTTTTAA